The following nucleotide sequence is from Gordonia jinghuaiqii.
GGTGATCGCCATACGTGTGTGGTTCCTCCGTCGGTTGCCGGCGGCGCGCGAGAGTTGGTGCGCGTTCCTGCCGGATCTGACTACGCCTACGTTGCCGTAACTTACGCAAGCGTAGGTTACGGTTGCGAGTGTGTCCAGCGGTACGACACCGACGACGGAGGCCAACGGCGTTTCTCGCAGGGGCGGCCGCCGGACTCAGTCGGAGCGGTCGGCCTCGTAGTCGTCGCGGAGCAGCTCGAACCCGATGAGGTCCTCGAACACGCCGTCGGATCGGGCGGCGAGCTTCTGGCTGCTCACCTCGCGGAACCCTGCCGTGCGGGCCAGCTTCTTGCTTCCCTCGTTGCTGTCGGCGGCGAACAGGGTGAGCCGGCGGAACCCCAGCTTGTCGAACGCGTAGCGCACCGACGCGGGGAATGCCTCTGCCAGCACGCCCCTCCCGCGGGTCTCCGGATGGGTGTAGAAGCCCGCCTCGGCCCCGGTGACCTCGTCGATGTGCAGCAGGGTGATGTCGCCGAGGTAGTCATCGGTCTCACGATCGGCGACCGCCCACGTACACGAGAGCCCCTGCGCAGCCGTCCACCACTTGCGGAGACGCTCCTGTGTGGCGTGCTCGAGCTCGAGCGGATCGGGCCGCGCGAAAAGGTACTTGCGCGAGACCGGGTCGTCGAGGGTTTCCCGGATGCGGGGATCATCGGTCTCGGCCAACGGCCGCAACCGAAATCTCTCGGTCTCGAAAACGTCTGTCCGCCAATCGGTTCTGGGCTCCTGAGGGTCACCGGCGCGCAACGAACCCACCCAGGCGTCACGGATGTGCCCGCGGACCTCGATGCCGTCGGGCACCGCGGCGTCGAGCCGGAAACCACACGAGTGCGCCACCCGCAGCGCATCGATGTTTCCCGCGACCGTCGTCCAGCGCACGACCTCCTTGCCGGCCTGCGCGAACGCGTAGTTCACCGCGAGCAGGACGGCGCGTTTCATCACACCCCAGCCGCGGGCGTCGGGGTGGAGGTCGTAGCTCAGCCGTGTGAGAGGACCCTCGCCCTCGATGTCGACGGTCCCGACGAATCGATCGTCGAACTCGACCGCCCACAGCATGCGGGTGCCCTCACGCCAGCTGCGCGGCGCGTAATCGAGGGCGAATCGCTCGGCGGCGGCGCGACTGTACGGCGCCGGTATGGGTGTCCACCGCATCATGGCCGAGTCGGCCGCGAGCTCGACCATTCGATCCAGATCGCGGGGCTCGTGAGGCCGCAGCGTCACCCCTCCGTCGCTGAGGACGGGGACTTCGCCGGCGAGTTGGGCCCCGGCCTCCACAGGAGCCTGCACCGCGCCTCCACGGGGGCCATGTCTGTGACCGGACACGCGTCCCACCCTACCGGCTCGCTCGGCAGGGAGAGACCGGTCACAACGAATGCGCTGCTCAGACGTCGAGCGTGCAATCCCCCGCCGCGACGCTGACGCAGGTCTGGATCCGTTCGCCCTCGACGTGCTCGACGCCGGAGCGCAGATCGCGCACGCAGCCCTTGTCGAGCATCACCACGCAGCTCTGGCAGATGCCCATCCGGCATCCGAACGGCATGATCGTCCCCGCCGACTCCCCGGCCTCGAGCAGCGTGGTGGCCCCGTCGACGACCGCCGACTTGCCCGAGCGACCGAAGGTGACGGTCCCACCCTGCGCACCGACGACACCACGTTCGAGCGCGAAACGCTCGATGTGCAGCCGGTCGGTCAGGTGCGCCTC
It contains:
- a CDS encoding GNAT family N-acetyltransferase codes for the protein MQAPVEAGAQLAGEVPVLSDGGVTLRPHEPRDLDRMVELAADSAMMRWTPIPAPYSRAAAERFALDYAPRSWREGTRMLWAVEFDDRFVGTVDIEGEGPLTRLSYDLHPDARGWGVMKRAVLLAVNYAFAQAGKEVVRWTTVAGNIDALRVAHSCGFRLDAAVPDGIEVRGHIRDAWVGSLRAGDPQEPRTDWRTDVFETERFRLRPLAETDDPRIRETLDDPVSRKYLFARPDPLELEHATQERLRKWWTAAQGLSCTWAVADRETDDYLGDITLLHIDEVTGAEAGFYTHPETRGRGVLAEAFPASVRYAFDKLGFRRLTLFAADSNEGSKKLARTAGFREVSSQKLAARSDGVFEDLIGFELLRDDYEADRSD